From Brucella pseudogrignonensis, a single genomic window includes:
- a CDS encoding polysaccharide biosynthesis/export family protein, protein MQKTHKKRISRLAFVALGLAAMTLSACSSYRPAPDAFHAALNEPYLLNAGDRVRITVFEQASLTNSYSVDQSGYIAFPLIGSVPASGKTVKQLEGAIASKLRGGYLRDPDVSVEVDRYRPIFIMGEVGGAGQYSYVPGMTVQKAIAAAGGFSPRANQENVDVTRTINDKVITGRVLISDPILPGDTVYVRERLF, encoded by the coding sequence ATGCAGAAAACTCATAAAAAGCGCATAAGCCGTTTGGCTTTTGTTGCGCTCGGCCTTGCGGCAATGACGCTTTCCGCATGCTCCAGCTATCGCCCTGCTCCTGACGCTTTTCATGCCGCGCTTAACGAGCCCTATTTACTCAATGCGGGCGATCGTGTACGCATTACAGTGTTTGAACAGGCAAGCCTCACCAACAGTTACTCCGTCGATCAATCCGGCTATATTGCATTTCCACTCATCGGCAGTGTTCCGGCCAGCGGCAAAACCGTTAAACAGCTTGAAGGTGCAATCGCGTCCAAGCTTCGCGGCGGCTATTTGCGCGATCCTGACGTAAGTGTTGAAGTGGATCGCTATCGCCCGATCTTCATCATGGGCGAAGTCGGTGGTGCAGGCCAGTATTCCTATGTTCCCGGCATGACCGTGCAGAAAGCAATTGCTGCGGCTGGTGGTTTCAGCCCACGCGCCAATCAGGAAAATGTCGATGTTACGCGAACAATTAACGACAAAGTTATCACAGGCCGCGTTCTGATTTCTGATCCGATTTTGCCGGGCGACACGGTTTATGTGCGCGAACGTCTGTTCTGA
- a CDS encoding exopolysaccharide transport family protein: MSEVDSQSSDADIDIGALFTSLRRNWLLILGGAAIMAVLAWLLCLLITPDYRAETRILIESRESVFTRPNGETTAERPMMDPEGVKSQVEVMTSGDLLKQVSDKLKLTDNPAFTSINIKPWTRVLILLGMRNNPENLTPQELVLQKLRQNLQVFNVTGSRVIVVQYTSPDAREAADIANAVADAYIALQEAAKLQSNDDATGWLAPEIEDLRGKVREAEKKVADYRASQGLLTGQANSTIATQQLSEVASELSRVRASRAASEARAQSVRQALSAGISVDTLPDVVASGMMQRLAERRIELNSQIADLSVTLLEGHPRIKALRSQLADLDRQIGAEGSKLLTSLNNEVNAAKLREEELNRELNRVKAQAAQAGTQEVELRALEREATAQRQLLETYLTRYREAASRTFRNYVPADARIFSRADAPSEPYYPKVLPIVSATFVAGLLIFSIFVLLRELFSGRAFITADGRRYAAAEEIEMPVIEATTDMAFEQPSEEEVASEGRSASRWTSPFMSGAPISSEENEAQVPDSPNSVKSVADRLINGKLKRVIAVSPEGEEASASTVRLVRELADRGNRAILIDMTAHGTLGQAMLESSNDTGITELLSGERRFNDVIHTDHFSQAHIMPLGKVEPESAMRSAERLPYILDALETVYDFVVVECGPSTSRQIRRIADGPAAIVMNIVDPDDNGVVAAALDMDQGGYEDVIILMEKPEYALF, encoded by the coding sequence ATGTCTGAAGTCGATAGTCAGTCGAGTGACGCTGATATTGATATTGGTGCACTTTTTACGAGCTTGCGCCGTAACTGGCTTTTGATTTTGGGTGGCGCTGCCATTATGGCGGTGCTGGCCTGGCTTCTTTGTTTGCTGATTACTCCTGATTATCGTGCAGAAACCCGCATTCTGATTGAATCGCGTGAATCCGTTTTTACACGTCCTAACGGTGAAACCACAGCTGAACGCCCGATGATGGATCCGGAGGGCGTGAAAAGTCAGGTCGAGGTTATGACTTCTGGCGATCTGCTCAAGCAGGTCTCCGATAAGCTTAAGCTGACAGACAATCCGGCATTTACCTCAATAAATATAAAGCCCTGGACGCGTGTCTTGATTCTCCTTGGCATGCGCAACAATCCTGAAAACCTGACACCGCAAGAACTCGTACTTCAAAAGCTGCGTCAGAATTTGCAAGTTTTTAACGTTACCGGTTCCCGCGTGATTGTTGTGCAATATACATCGCCCGACGCGCGGGAAGCGGCAGACATAGCAAATGCAGTTGCTGACGCTTACATCGCGTTACAAGAAGCTGCAAAACTCCAGTCGAATGACGATGCGACTGGCTGGCTTGCGCCAGAAATTGAAGATTTACGCGGTAAGGTTCGAGAAGCTGAAAAGAAGGTTGCTGATTACCGCGCCTCACAAGGGCTTTTGACCGGGCAGGCAAATAGCACTATTGCAACTCAGCAGCTTTCAGAGGTTGCGTCGGAGCTTTCACGTGTTCGGGCAAGCCGCGCAGCGTCAGAAGCGCGAGCGCAAAGCGTTCGGCAAGCACTGTCGGCAGGTATTTCTGTTGATACTTTGCCCGATGTTGTCGCTTCGGGAATGATGCAGCGACTTGCGGAGCGTCGCATTGAACTTAATTCGCAGATTGCTGACTTGTCGGTAACGCTGCTTGAAGGCCACCCACGCATCAAAGCTCTGCGTTCACAGCTTGCTGACCTTGACCGGCAGATTGGTGCCGAGGGCAGCAAGTTACTGACAAGCCTCAACAATGAGGTGAATGCTGCGAAACTGCGTGAGGAAGAACTCAATCGCGAACTTAATCGCGTGAAGGCGCAAGCAGCGCAGGCTGGTACGCAAGAGGTTGAACTGCGTGCGCTCGAGCGTGAAGCGACAGCACAGCGGCAGCTTCTTGAAACCTATTTGACCCGTTATCGCGAAGCTGCCTCGCGCACATTTCGCAATTATGTGCCAGCAGATGCACGGATATTCTCGCGTGCTGATGCACCCAGTGAGCCTTATTATCCAAAGGTACTGCCAATCGTCAGCGCAACCTTTGTTGCGGGATTGCTCATCTTTTCGATCTTCGTGTTGTTGCGTGAACTGTTCAGTGGTCGTGCTTTCATAACAGCCGATGGAAGGCGATATGCCGCCGCAGAAGAGATCGAAATGCCAGTGATCGAGGCTACGACGGATATGGCCTTTGAACAGCCTTCAGAAGAGGAGGTTGCGTCTGAAGGTCGGTCTGCAAGTCGCTGGACGTCGCCGTTCATGTCGGGCGCTCCGATCAGTTCGGAAGAAAATGAGGCACAAGTTCCAGATAGTCCCAATAGCGTAAAAAGCGTTGCTGATCGTCTTATAAATGGAAAGTTGAAGCGCGTGATTGCGGTTTCACCAGAGGGAGAGGAAGCCTCTGCATCGACGGTGCGATTGGTCCGTGAACTGGCAGATAGGGGTAACCGCGCAATCCTTATCGATATGACTGCCCACGGCACTCTTGGTCAGGCTATGCTTGAAAGTAGCAACGATACGGGTATCACCGAGCTTCTCTCGGGCGAGCGTCGTTTCAACGATGTTATCCATACAGACCATTTTTCGCAGGCGCATATCATGCCGCTTGGTAAGGTAGAGCCTGAGAGCGCGATGCGTTCGGCTGAACGCTTGCCTTATATTCTGGATGCGCTGGAAACCGTCTATGACTTTGTTGTGGTCGAGTGCGGTCCTTCTACGTCACGTCAGATACGGCGCATTGCGGACGGTCCGGCTGCAATCGTTATGAATATCGTTGACCCCGACGATAATGGCGTGGTTGCAGCAGCGCTCGATATGGATCAGGGCGGCTATGAAGACGTTATTATTCTAATGGAAAAGCCCGAATATGCGCTCTTCTGA
- a CDS encoding GNAT family N-acetyltransferase, whose protein sequence is MTDTAKACLTPHIIADYAELCALWSSCDALYGNAQSFDWINTWLDHVNTDSFVAVLCMGDVPVLMAPLEPVIVSGTHILRYPGGTHANCNFPWLNRSLAHTIDDASVYALVVAIGDAKPETDVISLTRQLPSLSGFSNPLLRLKSEKNHNPVLTASLDAGFDAVLKHGNAKRKLKKHRQHERRYNENGGWRIYTPGSRGESDKILDIFFTLKAHRFRQMGINNPFADSAIQAFFKELFGNAIGRDKREFELKALEVDGKTRSIIGKVFSENGPTVEFNAIADDELVTASPGEFLFFEDIKGICDTGLSHYSFGIGDEPYKREWCDIEACVYDTIIPLTLKGRAFTVLQSARKKLAAKIKGNPRLWQLVKRLRSKVAGR, encoded by the coding sequence GTGACCGACACTGCAAAAGCCTGTCTTACGCCGCATATCATAGCGGATTATGCAGAGCTTTGTGCGCTATGGTCGTCATGCGATGCATTATACGGTAATGCGCAATCTTTCGACTGGATCAACACATGGCTCGATCACGTTAATACGGATAGTTTTGTTGCAGTGTTGTGCATGGGCGATGTTCCGGTTTTAATGGCGCCGCTTGAACCCGTTATTGTCAGTGGCACGCATATTCTGCGTTATCCCGGTGGCACCCACGCAAATTGCAACTTCCCATGGCTCAATCGTTCTCTGGCACACACGATAGACGATGCCAGTGTCTATGCTCTGGTTGTCGCAATTGGCGATGCAAAGCCTGAAACAGATGTTATCAGTCTCACGAGACAATTGCCTTCACTCTCGGGATTTTCTAATCCACTGCTGCGTCTAAAAAGTGAGAAGAACCATAATCCGGTGCTGACGGCATCACTCGATGCGGGTTTCGACGCGGTTCTCAAGCATGGCAATGCCAAGCGCAAACTGAAAAAGCATCGGCAACACGAACGTCGTTACAACGAAAATGGTGGGTGGCGCATCTATACGCCCGGCAGCCGTGGTGAGTCTGACAAGATACTCGATATCTTCTTTACGCTTAAGGCACATCGTTTCCGGCAAATGGGTATCAATAACCCTTTTGCAGATTCTGCCATTCAGGCTTTTTTCAAAGAGCTTTTTGGAAATGCCATTGGCCGTGACAAAAGAGAGTTCGAGCTTAAAGCCCTTGAGGTCGATGGCAAAACTCGCTCGATTATCGGCAAAGTATTTTCAGAAAACGGCCCAACAGTTGAGTTCAACGCGATTGCTGACGATGAACTGGTAACAGCCAGCCCCGGCGAATTTCTATTCTTCGAAGATATTAAGGGTATTTGTGATACAGGCTTATCACATTACAGTTTTGGTATTGGTGATGAACCTTATAAGCGTGAATGGTGCGATATCGAGGCTTGCGTGTACGACACCATTATTCCACTCACATTAAAAGGGCGGGCCTTTACAGTATTGCAATCCGCTCGGAAAAAGCTGGCTGCAAAGATCAAGGGAAACCCGCGCCTGTGGCAGTTGGTAAAACGTTTACGAAGCAAAGTGGCGGGACGCTGA
- a CDS encoding DUF2842 domain-containing protein: MPVRLKKLIGTFLLVALVIIYAVFATIIAVAQLAESPAWVHLLYFFLTGLLWVLPAMAIIWWMAQSPRQKRH, encoded by the coding sequence ATGCCCGTTCGGCTCAAAAAACTCATAGGTACATTTTTACTTGTAGCCCTTGTGATCATCTATGCAGTTTTTGCGACGATAATCGCTGTTGCACAGCTGGCGGAGTCACCGGCATGGGTGCATCTGCTTTATTTCTTCTTAACCGGACTGCTCTGGGTTTTGCCTGCGATGGCAATCATCTGGTGGATGGCGCAGTCGCCACGCCAGAAGCGTCATTGA
- a CDS encoding COX15/CtaA family protein: protein MAAVSVRQEGQGATRSAEDSNRRLIRYWLYAVFVVLIAIVMVGGATRMTGSGLSITEWKPIHGVIPPLNHAEWLEEFDKYRQIPQYQQINKGMSLEAFQSIFWWEWAHRMLARFVGFLVAIPLAFFWLTGRLNTTLKYRMLGLLALGGFQGAIGWWMVASGLSERTSVSQYRLAIHLTTACLIITAVFYIARGLVKYTERPAERAIQRFAGCLVFAVLVQIYLGGLVAGLHAGLTYNTWPLMDGAIIPSDLFIQSPWWINLFENPKTVQFVHRMFAYTVVVLAILHLVQVWKHAAGTTHARRTIVLLGLILVQAAIGVVTLLMSVPLDLGLTHQFVALMVLAFAVAHWRATKGAYQE, encoded by the coding sequence ATGGCGGCAGTTTCGGTTCGACAAGAAGGGCAGGGTGCAACGCGATCGGCAGAAGATAGTAATCGTCGGCTGATCCGCTATTGGCTCTACGCAGTTTTTGTCGTGCTGATTGCGATTGTCATGGTTGGTGGTGCAACCCGCATGACGGGCTCAGGCCTGTCGATCACCGAATGGAAGCCAATCCATGGCGTTATTCCGCCGCTCAACCATGCCGAATGGCTGGAGGAGTTCGATAAATATCGGCAGATTCCACAATATCAGCAGATTAACAAAGGCATGTCACTGGAAGCCTTCCAGTCGATTTTCTGGTGGGAATGGGCGCATCGTATGCTGGCCCGTTTCGTGGGCTTTCTGGTCGCTATTCCGCTTGCTTTCTTCTGGCTGACTGGCCGTCTTAACACGACACTGAAATATCGTATGCTCGGACTTCTCGCATTGGGCGGTTTTCAGGGCGCTATCGGCTGGTGGATGGTGGCTTCGGGCTTAAGCGAGCGCACGAGCGTTAGCCAGTATCGCCTTGCAATCCATTTGACGACTGCCTGCCTAATTATTACCGCTGTATTTTATATTGCGCGCGGTTTGGTGAAATATACCGAACGACCCGCAGAGCGCGCGATCCAGCGTTTCGCAGGATGCCTGGTATTTGCCGTGCTTGTACAGATTTATCTTGGCGGGCTGGTCGCGGGTCTTCATGCGGGCCTGACCTATAATACATGGCCATTGATGGATGGTGCGATCATCCCGTCCGATTTGTTCATTCAGTCGCCGTGGTGGATCAATCTGTTTGAAAACCCGAAAACGGTGCAATTCGTGCATCGCATGTTTGCTTATACAGTCGTTGTTTTGGCCATCCTGCATTTGGTGCAGGTCTGGAAACATGCGGCAGGAACCACTCATGCGCGTCGCACAATTGTCCTGCTGGGGCTTATACTCGTGCAAGCTGCCATTGGCGTTGTTACGCTTCTCATGAGCGTGCCGCTTGATCTGGGGCTAACACATCAGTTTGTGGCACTGATGGTTCTGGCCTTTGCTGTCGCCCACTGGCGTGCAACCAAGGGCGCTTATCAGGAATAA
- the argC gene encoding N-acetyl-gamma-glutamyl-phosphate reductase has protein sequence MKPKIFIDGEHGTTGLQIRSRLAERDDLEVISIPEAERRNKDLRADYLRAADIAILCLPDDASKESVALLEGHNATRIIDTSTAHRIHSDWAYGFAELAKGQRERIAEARLVANPGCYPTGAIALVRPLRDAGLLAADYPVSVNAVSGYTGGGKQMIAQMEDKNHPEHLASNNFLYGLPLHHKHVPELQLHGRLDRRPIFAPSVGRFPQGMIVQVPLFLTELEGNPSLKDIHAALTAHYADQDIVKVVPLEESSKLSRVDVEELAGKDGMKLFVFGTEGDNQVNLVALLDNLGKGASGAAVQNMNLMLGK, from the coding sequence ATGAAACCGAAAATCTTCATCGACGGCGAACACGGCACAACTGGTCTGCAAATCCGCAGCCGCCTTGCCGAACGCGACGATCTTGAAGTGATTTCAATCCCGGAAGCCGAGCGCCGCAACAAGGATTTGCGCGCCGACTATCTGCGCGCCGCCGACATCGCAATTCTCTGTCTGCCAGATGATGCATCTAAAGAATCCGTCGCGCTGCTTGAAGGCCATAACGCAACACGGATTATCGATACATCAACCGCGCATCGCATTCATTCGGACTGGGCCTATGGTTTTGCAGAGCTTGCCAAAGGCCAGCGCGAGCGGATTGCGGAAGCACGTCTCGTTGCCAATCCCGGCTGCTATCCGACAGGTGCTATCGCATTGGTGCGCCCATTGCGCGATGCTGGTCTACTGGCTGCAGATTACCCGGTCAGCGTTAATGCCGTTTCGGGCTATACGGGTGGCGGCAAACAAATGATCGCGCAGATGGAAGATAAAAACCATCCAGAGCATCTGGCATCCAACAACTTTCTCTATGGTCTGCCGCTGCATCACAAGCATGTGCCGGAGCTGCAATTGCATGGCCGTCTGGATCGCCGTCCGATCTTTGCCCCAAGCGTGGGTCGTTTCCCGCAGGGTATGATTGTTCAGGTTCCGCTGTTTCTGACTGAACTTGAAGGCAATCCATCGCTCAAGGATATCCATGCAGCTCTGACCGCCCATTATGCCGATCAGGATATTGTGAAAGTGGTTCCGCTTGAAGAAAGCAGCAAGCTTTCGCGCGTTGATGTGGAAGAGCTTGCAGGCAAGGACGGCATGAAGCTATTTGTGTTTGGCACCGAAGGCGACAATCAAGTCAACCTCGTGGCTCTGCTCGACAATCTTGGCAAAGGCGCATCTGGTGCCGCGGTTCAAAACATGAACCTGATGCTTGGCAAATGA